One Globicephala melas chromosome 6, mGloMel1.2, whole genome shotgun sequence genomic window carries:
- the LOC115838997 gene encoding interferon alpha-1-like: MAPTLSLLLTLVLLSCNSNCSLGCDLPQTHSLANTRALMLLQQMRRISPFSCLKDRNDFGFPQEAFGGNQFQKAQAITVVHEMIQQTFQLFSTEGSAAAWDETLLDKFCTALYQQLIDLQACLMQEAGLEGTPLLKEDSILAVRKYFHRITVYLQEKKYSPCAWEIVRAEVMRSFSSSTNL, from the coding sequence ATGGCCCCAACTTTGTCCTTACTCCTGACCCTGGTGCTGCTCAGCTGCAACTCCAACTGCTCTCTGGGCTGCGACCTGCCTCAGACCCACAGCCTGGCTAACACGAGGGCCCTGATGCTCCTGCAACAGATGAGGAGAAtctcccccttctcctgcctGAAGGACAGAAATGACTTTGGATTCCCCCAGGAGGCGTTTGGAGGCAACCAGTTCCAGAAGGCTCAAGCCATCACTGTCGTCCATGAGATGATCCAGCAGACCTTCCAGCTCTTCAGCACAGAGGGCTCGGCTGCCGCTTGGGATGAGACCCTCCTGGACAAGTTCTGCACTGCACTTTATCAGCAGCTCATTGACCTGCAAGCCTGTCTGATGCAGGAGGCGGGGCTGGAAGGGACTCCCCTGCTGAAGGAGGACTCCATCCTGGCTGTGAGGAAATACTTCCACAGAATCACTGTCTATCTGCAAGAGAAGAAATACAGCCCTTGTGCCTGGGAGATTGTCAGAGCAGAAGTCATGAGATCCTTCTCTTCATCAACAAACTTGTAA